Genomic DNA from Sporosarcina sp. ANT_H38:
AAATACTAAAGGGGCGGCAAACAACGTAATTATGCCTGGTTATACTCATTTACAGCGTGCGCAGGTTGTTACGTTTAGTCATCATTTAGGGGCTTATGCACAAATGTTCAAAAGGGATAAAAAGCGTATTAGCAATGCGATTGATATTTTGGATGAAAACCCATTGGGCTGCGGAGCGCTTGCAGGAACAACGCATAACATCGACCGCGACGTGACGACTGCGTTATTAGGTTTTGCAAAACCTGTGGATAATTTCCTAGATGGCGTTAGTGATCGTGATTATTTACTTGAACTGATGTCGGATTTCTCGATTGTTATGATGCACTTGAGCCGATTGAGCGAGGAACTTATTTTATGGAGTAGCCAAGAATTCAAATTCATCAATATGGCAGATGCCTATTCCACGGGAAGTAGCATTATGCCGCAAAAGAAAAATCCTGATGCTGCGGAATTAATTCGCGGTAAAACGGGACGTGTCTATGGATCCCTGTTTTCATTGTTGACGACACTGAAAGGGTTGCCTCTTACTTATAATAAAGACATGCAGGAAGATAAAGAACAATTTTTCGACGCTTTAGATACAGTAATGGACTGTCTTGAAATCATGTCGAAAATGGTTGATACACTGCATGTCAATGCGGATAATATGAAAGCAGCGATTAAAGCAGGCTTCCTAAACGCGACAGAAGTTGCCGATTATTTGGTCGGCAAAGGAACAGCATTCCGTGATGCACATGAAATCGTGGGCAAGCTTATTATTTATTGTGAGCAACAGAAGAAAGCAATTGAGGATTTGACGGTTGAAGAGTTGGCTACGTTTAGCAAGCAAATTACGGATGATATATACGATTATATCGATTATGAAAATATTATTACAAAAGGGAATAAGCACTTGATGAAGCAAGTGGGGGAATAAAGGGAGGGACTGTCTGCTAGATGACAGTCCTTTTTTCTGTTGTGGGGACTGGTGAGCCGGAGAAATAATCGGTGTGCAGCGATATATAGTCGGTCAGCGATGTAATATGCTTGGTGTTCATGGATATATGATCGGTCAGCGATGTTAAATGATTGGTGCGCAGTGGAATATGATCGGTCAGCGATGTTAAATGATTGGTGCGCAGCGGAATATGATCGGTCAGCGATGTTAAATGATTGGTGTGCAGCGATATGTGATCGGTCAGTGATGTTAAATGATTGGTGTGTAGTGATATATGGTCGTTCATCGATGTAATATGCTTGGTGTTCATGCATATATGATCGGTCAGCGTTGTTAAATGCTTGGTGTGCAGCGATATATAGTCGGTCAGCGATGTTAAATGCTCGGTGTGCAGTGATACACGATGCGGTAGCATACTTATTTTATCGCTGGCTGCAATCTCCATAACAAAACAAAAAAATAGCTTGAAAGGACAACTTATCCTTTCAAGCTATTTTCTCAACCCATAATATTATAGCCAGCATCTACATAAATGATTTCACCAGTTACGCCGCGGGACAGATTGCTCAATGTTACTAGTGTCATGTCCGCCACTTCTTCTTGTGTTACATTGCGTCTTAATGGAGCTTGTTCTTCAATTTGAGTCAAAATCGTATTGAAGGAAGCTATCCCTTTAGCAGATAGCGTGCGAATCGCACCCGCTGAAATTGCATTGACGCGGATATTTTCTTTCCCCAAATCGAACGCTAAGTATTTCACAGATGCTTCAAGCGCTGCTTTTGCAACACCCATCACATTATAGCCGTCAAGCACACGCTGTGCGCCCAAATAACTCATTGTTACGATTGAACCGCCGTCTGTCATGAATGGACGGGCTTCTCTAGCGGTGGCAATGAGCGAATAAGAACTCGTATCCTGCGCAAATGCATAGCCACTTCTCGTAGTCTCAACGAAGTCATTTTTCAAATCCTCAGCATGAGCAAATGCAAGCGAGTGGACAACACCATGAATTGTACCGACTTCAGCACCAATTTTACCGAATGCTTCGTGGATACTTACATCTTCATTTACATCACATTGCACAATCAGTTTCGCCTCAAAACCGGCAGCAATTAACAGCTTCTCAAGTTTAGCAAGTGAACGCTCTTTTCTATATGTGAAGATTACATTTGCACCGACTGCAAAA
This window encodes:
- the argH gene encoding argininosuccinate lyase, with product MKLWGGRFTSRADEIMEQFNTSLPVDHRLYKEDIAGSLAHVTMLVHCDLLTPEEGEMLVGGLQSILQDIETGTIKIEGNYEDIHSFVEMHLTERIGETGKKLHTARSRNDQVAVDMRLYAKGKAAQVMDSLQTLIDSLNTKGAANNVIMPGYTHLQRAQVVTFSHHLGAYAQMFKRDKKRISNAIDILDENPLGCGALAGTTHNIDRDVTTALLGFAKPVDNFLDGVSDRDYLLELMSDFSIVMMHLSRLSEELILWSSQEFKFINMADAYSTGSSIMPQKKNPDAAELIRGKTGRVYGSLFSLLTTLKGLPLTYNKDMQEDKEQFFDALDTVMDCLEIMSKMVDTLHVNADNMKAAIKAGFLNATEVADYLVGKGTAFRDAHEIVGKLIIYCEQQKKAIEDLTVEELATFSKQITDDIYDYIDYENIITKGNKHLMKQVGE
- a CDS encoding enoyl-ACP reductase, translating into MEDLLKIKGKNIVVMGVANERSIAWGVAKTLFAVGANVIFTYRKERSLAKLEKLLIAAGFEAKLIVQCDVNEDVSIHEAFGKIGAEVGTIHGVVHSLAFAHAEDLKNDFVETTRSGYAFAQDTSSYSLIATAREARPFMTDGGSIVTMSYLGAQRVLDGYNVMGVAKAALEASVKYLAFDLGKENIRVNAISAGAIRTLSAKGIASFNTILTQIEEQAPLRRNVTQEEVADMTLVTLSNLSRGVTGEIIYVDAGYNIMG